ATAAGAACGTTGCCGGCGTTCTTGAAATTTCGGAAAGTGCTCCGTTATCGGATGAAGATAGCGCGGTTCGAGAGGCGATTGCGCAACCGATTGCCTCATCACCTTTGGCTGAACTTGCCAGGGGTCGCGAGTCGGCATGTATTGTCATCTCAGATGTGACGCGCCCCGTGCCAAATAAGGTCATTCTCCCACCTATATTGGAAACGCTGAAACGAGCGAGTATTCCACGCGAAAAGATCACTATCCTCATCGCGACGGGTATCCACCGCCCTAATGTTGGGGAAGAGCTCGAAGAGATGGTTGGCCGCAATATTATGGATACATACCGTATTGTCAACCATTTTTCCCAGAAACCAGATCAGCACGCATATTTAGGCAAGACCCGAAACGGCACACCCGTTCATATTGATAACACCTACCTCGAATCGGACCTGAAGATCACGACGGGCTTGATTGAACCGCACCTGATGGCTGGATATTCTGGTGGCAGGAAAGCGATCTGTCCAGGGGTTGCCTCTGTTGAGACAATGAAGGTGATGCACGGGCCCGAACTCATGGAACATCCGAAGTCGGCAGTCGGCATTTTAGAGGGAAATCCGTTTCACATGGAAGCGACCGAAATTGCGCTGATGGCGGGTGTTGATTTCAACCTGAACGTTGCGATTGACAAGCACCGTCAAATCACGGGCGTATTCGCGGGCGATATGGTTGAATCGCATCGTGTCGGTGCGGCATGTGTGGAAAAACAGGCAAAGGTTACACTACCAGCACCAGCGGACGCAGTCGTCGTCTCCAGTGCAGGCTATCCATTGGACACAACATTTTATCAAGCGATCAAAGGTTTACTTACGGCTGTTGAAATCGTAAGGCAGGGTGGTAGCATCTTGCTTGTTGCGGCGTGCAGCGAAGGTATCGGCAGCAAACCGTTTACCGACCTAATTTTTAAGACTGATGATTTAACGGCGTTTGTCCAAGGGCTTTACAATCCAGCAAACTTTGTTATTGATCAGTGGCAACTTGAAGAATTAGCGAAAGTTGCCCGGAAGGCAGATATTTATTTTTATACCGACGGCATCC
The sequence above is a segment of the Candidatus Poribacteria bacterium genome. Coding sequences within it:
- the larA gene encoding nickel-dependent lactate racemase; this translates as MRYGTGTLPIEIPDKNVAGVLEISESAPLSDEDSAVREAIAQPIASSPLAELARGRESACIVISDVTRPVPNKVILPPILETLKRASIPREKITILIATGIHRPNVGEELEEMVGRNIMDTYRIVNHFSQKPDQHAYLGKTRNGTPVHIDNTYLESDLKITTGLIEPHLMAGYSGGRKAICPGVASVETMKVMHGPELMEHPKSAVGILEGNPFHMEATEIALMAGVDFNLNVAIDKHRQITGVFAGDMVESHRVGAACVEKQAKVTLPAPADAVVVSSAGYPLDTTFYQAIKGLLTAVEIVRQGGSILLVAACSEGIGSKPFTDLIFKTDDLTAFVQGLYNPANFVIDQWQLEELAKVARKADIYFYTDGIPYHQRTKLFVHPLRSAQAGIDEILARYGEDVQIAAIPEGPYVLAQLEKA